In Nicotiana tabacum cultivar K326 chromosome 19, ASM71507v2, whole genome shotgun sequence, one DNA window encodes the following:
- the LOC107817770 gene encoding SWR1-complex protein 4: MDAKDILGLPKNGPIMSQEKKSRPQKESQRKPDGISREVYALTGGIAPLMPSLDINQLKRKALSESEKITWQWLPFTSSARKDNLQLYHWVRVVNGVPPTGDYSFAKFNKSVDVLEYTNDEYEKFLSDPSWTKEETDQLFELCKRFDLRFIIIADRFSSNRTVEELKDRYYSVSRAITIARAASPADVAGHPFVKEPYNVSQEIERKRALSMVLSQTKLQERRDAEVLAEAKRISVARKSVKAAEETELPVVSDAGPEGAEKAAGIDGISTSPNAQLPSGIAAPPVSETASTLASLRMLRVYLRTYALEQMVQAASSSAGLRTIKRVEQTLQDLGVNLKPKVPTKLVCAEHLELRKEILTLLNLQKQLQYKEAEGSSYREGSYSETPGTPPKRAQQDRTFIPDSTSFGGDKVGKRDQKRKGPGRLSEVPSSPAQSKRPRKLKTSDG; the protein is encoded by the exons ATGGATGCGAAGGACATCTTAGGATTGCCCAAAAATGGACCCATTATGTCCCAAGAAAAGAAATCGAGACCTCAGAAAGAATCTCAAAGGAAACCTGATGGCATTTCGCGAGAA GTTTACGCACTTACAGGTGGTATTGCACCTCTCATGCCTTCTCTTGACATCAATCAATTGAAACGAAAAGCTCTTTCAGAGTCCGAAAAG ATTACGTGGCAATGGCTTCCGTTCACAAGCTCTGCTAGAAAAGATAACTTACAGCTTTATCATTGG GTGAGAGTTGTTAATGGTGTTCCGCCTACAGGTGACTATTCGTTTGCCAAGTTTAATAAG TCTGTGGATGTACTTGAGTACACTAACGATGAGTATGAGAAGTTCTTGTCCGATCCT TCATGGACCAAGGAAGAGACTGATCAATTATTTGAGCTGTGCAAGAGGTTTGATCTCCGTTTCATTATCATAGCTGATAGGTTCTCTTCAAATCGTACAGTTGAGGAACTGAAGGACCGCTACTACAGTG TATCTCGTGCTATTACAATTGCTAGGGCTGCATCACCTGCCGATGTTGCTGGACATCCCTTTGTAAAG GAGCCTTACAATGTCTCTCAAGAGATAGAGCGAAAACGTGCACTGTCGATGGTGCTTTCACAAACAAAGCTGCAAGAGCGGAGGGATGCAGAG GTTCTTGCCGAAGCAAAACGAATATCAGTGGCACGAAAATCTGTGAAG GCGGCTGAAGAGACAGAACTTCCAGTTGTGTCAGATGCTGGCCCTGAAGGTGCTGAAAAAGCTGCCGGTATTGATGGAATATCAACCTCCCCAAATGCTCAATTACCCTCTGGGATTGCTGCACCTCCAGTGTCAGAGACTGCTTCTACTTTGGCTTCTCTTCGCATG CTTCGTGTGTACTTGAGAACATATGCACTAGAGCAAATGGTGCAAGCCGCGAGCTCTTCAGCTGGACTTCGGACAATCAAGAGGGTCGAACAAACTTTACAAGACCTTGGG GTTAATTTGAAGCCGAAGGTCCCAACTAAGCTTGTCTGTGCAGAACATCTTGAACTGAGGAAAGAAATACTAACCCTGTTAAATCTTCAAAAGCAG CTACAATACAAGGAGGCAGAAGGCTCATCTTATCGTGAAGGTTCATATTCTGAGACTCCTGGTACACCTCCTAAG CGTGCACAACAAGACAGAACATTCATCCCCGACTCTACAAGTTTTGGAG GGGACAAAGTTGGTAAAAGAGACCAGAAACGCAAG GGGCCTGGGCGATTATCAGAAGTTCCATCTTCGCCAGCACAGTCAAAACGGCCCCGCAAGTTAAAGACTTCAGATGGATGA
- the LOC107817771 gene encoding nifU-like protein 1, chloroplastic, with protein MAYIAPTMGVSQISSSIYKPELPLKSQNPNSFFLKRTKVTHKKINFVNKASSVDGSTPVPGLYSAKQFELTPENVDLVLEDVRPYLISDGGNVDVVSVEDGVVSLQLQGACESCPSSTTTMKMGIERVLKEKFGEAIKEIRQVYDEHVVETTVEAVNAHLDILRPAIKNFGGSVEVLSVKEGNCNVKYVGPESIGSGIKAAIKEKFPDIVNVVLAA; from the exons ATGGCGTATATAGCACCAACAATGGGCGTCTCCCAAATTTCATCTTCCATATACAAGCCGGAACTTCCACTCAAGTCCCAGAATCCAAATTCCTTTTTCCTCAAAAGAACTAAGGTAACTCATAAAAAAATCAATTTTGTTAATAAAGCAAGCAGCGTCGATGGGTCCACTCCAGTTCCAGGTCTTTACTCAGCCAAGCAATTCGAGCTGACTCCTGAAAACGTGGATTTGGTTCTTGAAGACGTTCGCCCTTATCTCATTTCTGATGGTGGTAACGTCGATGTCGTTTCTGTCGAAGACGGCGTCGTTTCCCTCCAGCTTCAAG GAGCATGCGAGAGTTGTCCTAGCTCAACAACCACAATGAAGATGGGAATTGAAAGGGTACTCAAGGAAAAGTTTGGAGAAGCCATCAAGGAAATTCGCCAAGTATATGATGAACATGTAGTTGAAACCACCGTTGAG GCTGTGAATGCTCACCTCGATATATTAAGACCTGCCATTAAGAATTTTGGTGGCAGTGTGGAAGTTTTATCTGTCAAGGAAGGCAATTGCAATGTGAAGTATGTAGGGCCTGAGTCTATTGGATCAGGAATCAAAGCAGCAATTAAAGAGAAGTTCCCAGATATTGTCAATGTAGTGTTAGCTGCCTAG